A genomic region of Corticium candelabrum chromosome 22, ooCorCand1.1, whole genome shotgun sequence contains the following coding sequences:
- the LOC134197385 gene encoding protein FAM50A-like: MAHYKGAAAEGARAVNLMKKREQAKQEIERLKQKIADENDVRSGIDKKFDSHYDFVENQLKNETIGLVTLNEMKEKREAIVKEHEKKLAAKVQDNDESKTAESVKKKKKRVNPKSILSFAHENEDEEEEEFEAVVKKRKVGKNPDVDTSFLPDRDREEEERRERETLRQEWESEQEKLKDQDIEITYSYWDGSGHRRTVVMKKGNSIGQFLSRCLQNLRKDFPELRGASTESMMYIKEDLIIPHHHTFYEFIVTQARGKSGPLFSFDVHDDVRLVSDARKEKDESHAGKVVLRSWYERNKHIFPASRWEPYDPQRKWEKYTIGDGPRK, from the exons ATGGCGCATTACAAAGGAGCAGCAGCCGAGGGAGCTCGAGCAGTTAATCTCATGAAGAAACGGGAGCAAGCGAAACAGGAAATAGAGCGACTGAAGCAGAAGATCGCTGAC GAAAATGACGTGAGGAGTGGCATCGACAAAAAATTTGATTCGCACTACGATTTTGTCGAGAACCAGCTAAAGAATGAAACGATCG GACTTGTGACCCTGAATGAAATGAAAGAAAAACGTGAAGCAATAGTGAAAGAACACGAGAAGAAACTGGCTGCGAAGGTACAAGATAACGACGAGAGCAAGACAGCAGAAAGTgtaaagaagaaaaagaaacgtGTTAACCCAAAATCAATTCTCTCATTCGCTCATGAGAACGAAGacgaggaagaagaagaattTGAAG CTGTTGTGAAGAAACGTAAAGTGGGCAAAAATCCGGATGTTGACACTTCATTTCTAccggacagagacagagag GAGGAAGAAAGGAGGGAACGTGAAACACTAAGGCAAGAATGGGAATCAGAGCAAGAAAAATTAAAAG ATCAAGACATTGAAATAACGTACAGCTATTGGGACGGATCAGGACACAGACGGACTGTAGTT ATGAAGAAGGGAAACTCAATTGGACAGTTTCTTTCTCGTTGTTTACAAAACTTAAGAAAAGATTTCCCTGAACTCAG agGAGCATCGACAGAAAGTATGATGTACATCAAGGAAGATCTGATCATTCCTCAT CATCATACATTTTATGAGTTTATTGTTACTCAAGCGAGAGGAAAGAGCG GTCCTTTGTTTAGTTTCGATGTTCATGACGACGTTCGGTTGGTGAGCGATGCCAGAAAGGAAAAAGACGAG TCACATGCAGGAAAGGTTGTTTTACGCAGTTGGTATGAACGTAACAAGCATATCTTTCCTGCAAGTCGATGGGAGCCTTACGACCCACAAAGGAAGTGGGAAAAATACACC aTTGGTGATGGACCGAGAAAATAG